A genomic region of Amblyraja radiata isolate CabotCenter1 chromosome 16, sAmbRad1.1.pri, whole genome shotgun sequence contains the following coding sequences:
- the LOC116981980 gene encoding retina-specific copper amine oxidase-like: protein MNLKVVFAVLAVALVAIIALNWILLVGMSRSAACQVRDPGEQLSEMMEQRRQKEMFADLNSLELRQVVRYLEQNLAVTLVNCSQALPSHNSIFMVELQLPRKDDALRFLDQGGDPPRREARAVVVFGAQTRPNVTEYTVGPLPDPTYHVDVSSHTYKSLHFNSRPITFTEYKTIMSTVGLEKVLELLEESYGADGMPPIYLDSSPRGFKLGDRETWFYSSKNHSDHFMHPLGFEVLVDHSSNNISEWKVRKVLYNGQYFDTIDELVTQYNKGSVRKTQRKYSDPNYASLRPRQKFQTYGPLQFEPQGPRYHVVNNHVRYFDWEFAFRHSPASGLQLFDIRFRKERVVYELSVQEVNSVYGGEAPALMRSKFLDTHYGIGKKSNELVKGVDCPYSATFVHTLHLMDSDQPQRIRNSICIFEQNREIPLRRHFSRRFMTPSYGALLDNVLVVRSVATVGNYDYIFNFVFHNNGVIETKVSPTGHALTSFTSEGATQYGGKFGENVVGNVHTHFLHFKADLDILGR from the coding sequence ATGAACTTGAAGGTTGTGTTCGCTGTCTTGGCCGTAGCTCTGGTAGCGATCATCGCTCTCAACTGGATCCTGCTGGTGGGGATGTCGAGGTCGGCCGCGTGTCAGGTCCGAGACCCCGGCGAGCAGCTCAGTGAGATGATGGAGCAGCGGCGGCAGAAGGAGATGTTTGCGGACCTCAATTCCTTGGAGCTGAGGCAGGTGGTGCGCTACCTGGAGCAGAACCTGGCCGTGACCCTGGTGAACTGTAGCCAGGCATTGCCGTCCCACAACTCCATCTTCATGGTCGAGCTACAACTTCCCCGCAAAGACGACGCCTTGAGGTTCTTGGACCAGGGGGGCGACCCGCCAAGGAGAGAGGCCAGGGCTGTGGTGGTCTTTGGTGCTCAGACTCGGCCCAATGTAACCGAGTACACGGTGGGACCTCtccctgacccgacctaccatgtGGATGTCTCCTCTCACACCTACAAGAGCCTCCACTTCAACTCCAGGCCTATAACCTTTACTGAATATAAAACTATCATGTCAACTGTGGGCTTGGAGAAGGTTTTGGAACTACTCGAGGAAAGTTACGGCGCGGACGGGATGCCCCCAATATATTTAGACTCATCCCCTCGCGGATTTAAGTTGGGCGACAGGGAAACGTGGTTTTACTCGTCGAAGAACCACAGCGATCACTTTATGCACCCTCTGGGGTTTGAGGTACTGGTGGACCACAGCAGCAACAACATCTcggagtggaaggtgaggaaagTACTTTACAACGGCCAATACTTTGACACTATTGATGAACTGGTGACTCAGTACAACAAGGGGTCTGTGCGGAAGACCCAAAGGAAGTATTCGGACCCCAACTACGCCTCGCTGAGACCTCGCCAGAAGTTTCAAACCTACGGCCCCCTCCAGTTCGAGCCACAGGGGCCAAGATACCACGTTGTAAACAACCACGTTCGCTACTTTGACTGGGAGTTCGCGTTCCGCCACAGTCCCGCCAGCGGTTTACAGCTGTTTGATATCCGATTCAGGAAGGAGCGGGTGGTCTACGAGTTGAGCGTCCAGGAGGTGAACTCCGTTTACGGCGGAGAGGCGCCAGCTCTGATGAGGTCCAAGTTCTTGGACACTCATTATGGAATTGGGAAAAAATCCAATGAGCTGGTGAAAGGCGTGGACTGCCCTTACAGCGCCACTTTCGtccacactctccatctcatggatAGCGACCAACCGCAGCGGATCAGGAACTCCATTTGTATCTTTGAGCAAAATCGGGAGATTCCTCTGAGACGTCACTTCTCCAGAAGGTTCATGACCCCATCTTACGGCGCGTTACTGGATAACGTGCTGGTCGTGCGATCAGTGGCGACTGTGGGCAACTATGATTACATCTTTAATTTCGTCTTCCACAACAATGGGGTGATTGAGACCAAGGTGTCTCCCACGGGCCACGCTCTAACCTCATTTACTTCCGAAGGGGCAACTCAGTACGGAGGAAAATTTGGAGAGAACGTTGTGGGCAACGTTCACACTCACTTCCTGCACTTCAAGGCTGACCTGGATATATTGGGTAGGTGA